Proteins from a genomic interval of Sphingobacterium sp. SYP-B4668:
- a CDS encoding SRPBCC family protein, with protein MTVIQSNKEIGRSVEEVYQFLADFNNHEQLMPENIYNWSSTNEEARFTIQNMAKLALKIDQRIENEEIVASPSEKAPFDLTLRWKLRPISDTTTKADFVIEADLNMMMKMLASGPLQKLAEYQVNKLKEILG; from the coding sequence ATGACAGTCATCCAAAGCAATAAAGAAATCGGTAGGTCTGTAGAAGAGGTATATCAATTTTTGGCGGATTTTAATAATCACGAACAATTGATGCCGGAGAATATTTACAATTGGTCTTCGACCAATGAAGAAGCTCGATTCACGATTCAAAATATGGCAAAGCTTGCTCTTAAAATAGATCAGCGAATCGAAAATGAGGAAATTGTTGCATCTCCTAGTGAGAAGGCACCTTTTGACTTGACGTTGCGTTGGAAGCTAAGGCCGATTTCGGATACTACTACTAAAGCTGACTTTGTCATTGAAGCAGACTTGAATATGATGATGAAAATGCTTGCTTCTGGACCGCTTCAAAAGCTTGCCGAATATCAAGTCAATAAATTGAAAGAAATACTGGGATAA
- a CDS encoding DUF6660 family protein — protein sequence MKVVAYILTLYFVALTLVPCQDNHAIAATQHTASEQMHSHEEDRTKQADNHGHKDNCSPLCVCGCCSIAMNMAEHLDFSFELHLIYRDKPLAYHSFSFLDTYFNIWQPPKIA from the coding sequence TTGAAAGTAGTTGCTTATATATTGACTCTTTATTTTGTTGCCCTGACGCTCGTTCCTTGTCAGGACAATCATGCTATTGCAGCTACCCAACACACGGCTAGCGAACAGATGCATAGCCATGAAGAGGATAGAACAAAGCAGGCTGACAACCATGGTCATAAGGATAATTGCTCACCACTATGTGTATGCGGTTGTTGTTCCATAGCCATGAATATGGCTGAGCATCTTGATTTTTCTTTTGAATTACACCTCATATATCGGGATAAGCCCTTGGCTTATCATAGCTTTTCCTTTCTGGACACTTACTTCAATATCTGGCAACCACCCAAGATAGCATGA
- a CDS encoding SIR2 family NAD-dependent protein deacylase, with translation MEKKRIVVFTGAGISAESGLKTFRGHDGLWEGHRVEDVATPEAWEKNAPLVQEFYNQRRKSCLAATPNAAHQALVLLEKKYQVDIITQNVDDLHERAGSTRILHLHGEIVKAQSTADSRLVYRIQGDEIKMGERCSKGSQLRPYIVWFGEAVPAMVDAVRLAKRADILIVIGTSLQVYPAANLVYEIEETCDIYIIDPYAGTYTVPSRTIAIDKTATKGVPELVQYLLEYGSG, from the coding sequence ATGGAGAAAAAGAGAATAGTCGTATTTACTGGAGCGGGAATATCTGCAGAAAGTGGCCTGAAAACCTTCCGTGGCCATGATGGGCTTTGGGAGGGGCATCGGGTGGAGGATGTGGCGACTCCTGAAGCATGGGAGAAAAATGCCCCACTGGTCCAAGAATTCTACAATCAAAGAAGGAAATCTTGTCTAGCAGCGACACCCAATGCTGCGCACCAGGCTTTGGTCCTGTTGGAAAAAAAATATCAAGTAGATATTATCACTCAGAATGTAGACGACCTACATGAACGGGCAGGAAGTACGAGAATTCTTCACCTACATGGGGAAATCGTAAAAGCACAGTCTACAGCAGATTCGAGATTGGTCTATCGTATTCAAGGTGATGAAATCAAAATGGGCGAAAGATGTAGCAAGGGGTCACAGCTTCGACCTTATATCGTTTGGTTCGGGGAGGCAGTCCCTGCTATGGTAGATGCTGTGCGATTGGCAAAGCGAGCAGATATCCTAATAGTGATTGGCACTTCGTTGCAAGTGTACCCTGCAGCCAATTTGGTATATGAAATAGAGGAGACCTGTGATATATACATCATCGATCCGTATGCCGGAACGTATACTGTGCCTTCTCGTACCATCGCAATCGACAAGACCGCTACAAAAGGAGTACCTGAACTGGTACAGTATTTACTTGAATATGGAAGTGGGTAA
- the trxB gene encoding thioredoxin-disulfide reductase, protein MSQDREHIKCLIIGSGPAGYTAAIYAARADLNPVVYTGIVPGGQLTQTTDVDNFPGYPKGILGPEMMEDLKGQAERFGTQVRFGYVTKVDFSGDVHQVEIDGSTIVTADTVIIATGATAKYLGLESEQKYNGFGVSACAVCDGFFFKNRDVAIVGAGDTAAEEATYLAKLASKVHMLVRRDEFRASKAMVHRVLNTPNIEIHYNTEAIEVLGDGQVVTGVKVVNNQTQETKDIAIDGFFVAIGHKPNTELFAGVLEMDETGYLITKADSTQTNIPGVFACGDVQDHVYRQAITAAGTGCMAALEAERYLAAKEDIAV, encoded by the coding sequence ATGTCACAAGATAGAGAACATATCAAATGTTTAATCATAGGCTCTGGTCCTGCTGGATATACGGCTGCCATCTATGCCGCTAGAGCTGATTTGAACCCTGTGGTCTATACAGGTATCGTCCCTGGTGGACAGCTCACGCAGACTACGGATGTCGACAATTTTCCAGGTTATCCTAAAGGTATATTGGGACCAGAAATGATGGAGGATCTTAAGGGGCAAGCCGAACGATTTGGTACGCAGGTACGATTTGGATATGTAACCAAAGTTGATTTTTCGGGAGATGTACATCAAGTCGAAATAGACGGGTCTACAATCGTAACGGCAGATACGGTCATCATAGCGACAGGTGCGACAGCGAAATACTTAGGGTTGGAAAGTGAGCAAAAATATAATGGCTTTGGGGTATCGGCATGTGCGGTATGTGATGGATTTTTCTTTAAGAATAGAGATGTTGCTATCGTAGGAGCAGGTGATACGGCCGCAGAAGAGGCGACGTACTTAGCTAAATTGGCATCGAAGGTGCACATGTTAGTGAGACGTGATGAGTTTCGCGCATCTAAAGCAATGGTGCACAGGGTGTTGAATACTCCTAATATTGAGATTCATTATAATACGGAAGCTATCGAAGTGCTGGGTGACGGGCAAGTGGTGACGGGCGTGAAAGTAGTCAATAATCAGACCCAAGAAACCAAAGATATTGCTATCGATGGATTTTTTGTAGCAATAGGTCACAAACCGAATACGGAACTGTTTGCAGGTGTATTGGAAATGGATGAAACAGGATATTTGATTACGAAGGCTGATAGTACACAGACGAACATACCAGGAGTATTTGCTTGTGGAGACGTGCAAGATCATGTGTATCGTCAAGCGATCACAGCTGCAGGAACGGGCTGTATGGCAGCTTTAGAAGCGGAGCGCTATTTGGCTGCAAAAGAGGATATAGCAGTTTAA
- a CDS encoding 3'-5' exonuclease, which produces MELKLKRPLAFFDLETTGVNIPLDRIVEISILKIMPDGKEDVLTLRVNPGMAIPAESSMFHGIYDEDVKDLPFFKELAAQVATFIGDADLAGYNSNKFDVPMLMEEFLRAGVDFSLEGRNFVDVQNIFHQMEQRTLKAAYRFYCDQSLENAHNAEADVRATYEVLKAQLSRYEGSTFEDKHGNKSTPVVNDVEALHQFTNLSKPVDFAGRLVFNEEGIEVFSFGKHKGRAVEDVFEIEPSYYSWMIQGDFPLYTKKCLENIWTRFRSKKKAAQPIKSNSTPAEKKQVKKDFQQQKPEKPKAITTDMLKDLQSKFGK; this is translated from the coding sequence ATGGAACTGAAATTAAAAAGACCACTTGCATTTTTCGATTTGGAAACCACTGGCGTCAATATCCCATTGGACCGAATCGTCGAAATATCAATCTTGAAGATCATGCCTGACGGAAAGGAGGATGTGCTGACACTCCGTGTCAACCCTGGGATGGCTATTCCTGCGGAGTCTTCCATGTTTCACGGAATCTATGATGAAGATGTAAAAGACCTTCCTTTTTTCAAAGAGTTAGCAGCTCAAGTGGCTACTTTTATTGGAGATGCTGATTTGGCAGGGTACAATTCCAATAAATTTGATGTTCCCATGCTAATGGAAGAATTTCTTAGGGCAGGGGTCGATTTTTCATTAGAAGGTCGGAATTTTGTGGATGTACAGAATATTTTCCATCAAATGGAACAGCGCACACTTAAAGCGGCATATCGTTTTTACTGCGACCAAAGTTTGGAAAATGCACACAATGCGGAAGCGGATGTACGCGCCACTTATGAAGTGTTGAAGGCGCAGCTAAGTCGCTATGAAGGTAGCACATTTGAAGACAAACATGGAAATAAATCGACACCTGTCGTCAATGACGTAGAGGCGTTGCATCAATTCACCAATCTGAGTAAGCCCGTAGATTTTGCGGGAAGACTTGTTTTCAACGAAGAGGGTATTGAGGTTTTCAGCTTTGGAAAACATAAAGGGCGCGCGGTGGAGGATGTCTTTGAGATAGAACCGAGCTATTACTCGTGGATGATACAAGGTGACTTCCCGCTCTACACGAAGAAATGCCTGGAAAACATATGGACTAGATTTCGGAGTAAAAAGAAAGCGGCTCAACCCATCAAATCAAACTCAACTCCAGCGGAAAAGAAGCAGGTGAAAAAAGACTTTCAGCAACAGAAACCGGAAAAGCCAAAGGCAATTACAACGGACATGCTGAAGGATCTTCAAAGTAAGTTTGGTAAATAG
- the rnhA gene encoding ribonuclease HI codes for MIELFTDGASSGNPGPGGYGTILRTRYNGDNEAFKGKLIEKTFSEGFRKTTNNRMELMAVIIGLEALKSPGQQVTVYSDSKYVIDAIDKKWVFGWIQKGFQGKKNKDLWMRLIKSYKLHQVRLVWVKGHAGHPENERCDQLAVAASKDRANWKIDAVFEQEDSNK; via the coding sequence ATGATTGAATTATTTACGGACGGCGCATCCAGCGGAAATCCTGGGCCGGGTGGTTATGGAACTATCTTAAGAACACGCTATAATGGTGACAATGAAGCTTTCAAAGGCAAACTGATTGAGAAGACATTTTCTGAAGGCTTCCGAAAAACGACCAATAATCGTATGGAACTAATGGCAGTTATCATTGGCCTAGAGGCCCTCAAAAGTCCAGGACAACAAGTAACGGTCTATTCCGATTCTAAATACGTTATTGATGCTATAGATAAAAAATGGGTCTTTGGCTGGATTCAAAAAGGATTTCAAGGCAAGAAAAATAAAGACTTATGGATGCGCCTCATAAAGAGCTATAAACTACATCAAGTTAGGCTTGTTTGGGTCAAAGGTCATGCAGGGCATCCCGAGAATGAACGATGCGACCAATTGGCTGTAGCTGCTTCCAAAGATAGAGCCAACTGGAAAATAGATGCTGTTTTTGAACAAGAGGACAGCAACAAATAG
- a CDS encoding CusA/CzcA family heavy metal efflux RND transporter yields MLNAIIRFSIRNKIIIGLLTVALIIWGVWSAMRIPIDANPDITNNQVQIITSSPSLATQEVEQFVSFPIEQKLTNIPNLIELRSISRFGLSVVTAVFDDDVDIYFARQLINEKLKEAEENIPEGMGKPELAPISTGLGEIYQYVLHPAKGSENKYSPSDLRTLQDWVVARQLYGTPGVAEVNSFGGNLKQYEVAINPYQLRSMGLGINDVFNALAENNQNTGGAYIDKKPNAYFIRGVGLISNMDDIKNIAIGKRNGTPIYIRDVATIREGSAVRYGALTYNGEKEAVGGMVMMLKGENSAEVVAAVKEKLKVIEKSLPSDVVVEAFSDRTELVNRAISTVQKNLIEGALIVIFVLIIFLGNFRAGLIVASAIPLSMLFALGMMRVFGVSANLMSLGAIDFGLIVDGSLIIVEATMHHLGLRKSQVPLTQSEMDEEVYQSSSKIRNSAAFGEIIILIVYIPILTLVGIEGKMFKPMAQTVSFAIIGALLLSLTYIPMMSALFLSKKPHTKTTFADRLMAKLQGWYQPWIKKAVYYRKSLVVASVLLFAFSGFLFSRMGSEFIPQLQEGDYAFHCILPQGTSLSQSVETSMEAARILKKFPEVKTVVGKTGSAEIPTDPMPPEATDLIVTLKPMKEWTNGDTYKGLADRMMDSLAVIPGTFFEASQPIQMRFNELMTGVRQDVAIKIFGENIDTLAMLADQVGQVVQTVNGASEPQVERTTGLPQISIEYNRAQLALHALSVNAVNNMVSMAFAGTTSGFVYENERKFDLVVRLDSAYKTSIEDVKNLPVLTGDGEQIPLSQLADISMKEGPAQISREEGKRRVVIGFNIQDRDVTSVVNDIQGKLSQLNILPTGYYYTFGGTFENLKEASDRLLIAVPAALLLIFVLLFLTFRSVKESILIFTAIPMSAIGGVFALLLRDMPFSISAGVGFIALFGVAVLNGIVLISTFNQLEKEGVSDVLERVWRGTTMRLRPVLMTATVASLGFLPMALSTGAGAEVQKPLATVVIGGLISATILTLFVLPSLYVLFFHKTNPMKKSLNKGLIVLILGFLSMGGMTVFAQENVKRITLPAAIEQALTANLNLRRSELEIQQSKIDSERTFDGKTGLFVENEEFSPLDANGTWLAGISQDFSWPGFYNARKAYLKKNVEVASAKQEEMKAQITKAVSLNYYELSFLEARQKLFKQLDSTYQELFRAADLRVKTGEAAGLERIAAETKWQENKAILNQNYQDLLIAAQNFSVILNQNEFLLPNETDLFKIGVKTGAISLSEHPSIQVQEKNRELADANILMEKKNYMPDFSTRVFSQRLWGQKNPLTGFSITANLPLFSSGYYRNKVKSAQVESEIQEQELNVLMQSLNAEVKNAEKEINRNEKQLLFYEESGLKQAEAIMKAANLGYQSGEISYAELIQFLTQSIDIKINYLNSLNLYNRSVVNYQYFQTSIIK; encoded by the coding sequence ATGTTGAATGCTATTATTCGATTTAGTATCCGTAACAAGATTATAATCGGACTACTCACTGTCGCGCTTATTATATGGGGGGTATGGAGTGCCATGCGCATCCCTATAGATGCCAATCCTGATATTACCAATAATCAAGTTCAAATCATTACGAGCTCACCATCTCTTGCTACACAAGAGGTAGAGCAATTCGTATCCTTTCCTATTGAACAAAAACTAACAAATATCCCTAATCTCATCGAACTGAGGTCCATATCGCGCTTTGGACTATCTGTGGTCACAGCGGTATTTGACGATGATGTAGATATTTACTTTGCCCGGCAGCTGATCAATGAAAAGCTTAAAGAGGCAGAAGAGAATATTCCGGAGGGTATGGGCAAGCCTGAATTGGCTCCAATAAGCACTGGATTAGGAGAAATATATCAATATGTACTTCACCCAGCAAAAGGTTCGGAAAATAAGTATAGCCCATCCGACCTTCGGACATTGCAGGACTGGGTAGTCGCCAGACAACTCTACGGTACGCCAGGGGTAGCTGAAGTTAATAGCTTTGGAGGAAATCTCAAACAATATGAAGTCGCCATTAATCCTTATCAGCTTAGGTCTATGGGACTTGGCATCAATGATGTGTTTAACGCGTTAGCGGAAAATAACCAAAATACCGGAGGAGCGTATATAGATAAAAAGCCCAATGCTTATTTCATACGTGGTGTGGGACTCATCTCCAATATGGATGATATTAAGAATATTGCTATTGGCAAGCGCAATGGTACTCCTATCTATATCAGGGATGTCGCAACAATCCGAGAGGGATCTGCTGTACGATATGGCGCATTGACCTATAATGGAGAGAAAGAGGCCGTGGGAGGGATGGTGATGATGCTCAAGGGCGAGAATAGTGCAGAGGTGGTTGCAGCAGTGAAAGAGAAACTCAAAGTTATAGAAAAGTCACTCCCTTCAGATGTAGTTGTAGAGGCATTCTCCGACCGTACTGAACTGGTAAATAGAGCTATTAGCACCGTTCAAAAAAATCTTATAGAGGGTGCATTGATCGTGATTTTTGTTTTAATCATTTTCTTGGGCAACTTTAGGGCGGGGCTAATAGTGGCATCTGCCATACCGCTGTCTATGCTTTTTGCCCTCGGTATGATGCGAGTATTCGGAGTGAGCGCTAATTTAATGAGTTTGGGGGCCATTGACTTTGGTCTAATCGTAGATGGCTCCTTGATTATCGTGGAGGCGACGATGCACCATTTAGGCCTCCGCAAGTCTCAAGTGCCGCTAACTCAATCAGAAATGGATGAGGAAGTATACCAATCATCCTCTAAAATTAGAAATAGCGCTGCATTTGGAGAGATCATCATCTTGATCGTCTACATCCCTATACTGACATTAGTGGGGATTGAAGGCAAAATGTTTAAGCCTATGGCGCAAACGGTTAGTTTTGCTATCATAGGAGCATTGTTGCTGTCCTTGACCTATATCCCGATGATGAGTGCCTTATTCTTGTCTAAGAAACCACATACCAAGACTACATTTGCGGATAGGTTAATGGCTAAACTGCAGGGTTGGTATCAACCTTGGATCAAGAAAGCGGTTTACTACCGTAAGTCATTAGTTGTCGCATCGGTATTGTTGTTTGCCTTTTCGGGTTTCCTCTTCTCCCGTATGGGGAGTGAATTCATTCCGCAACTCCAGGAGGGAGACTACGCATTCCATTGTATCCTGCCACAGGGAACATCGCTGTCACAGAGTGTGGAGACTTCAATGGAGGCGGCACGTATTCTTAAAAAATTCCCAGAGGTGAAAACCGTGGTGGGTAAAACGGGGAGTGCAGAAATACCTACGGACCCTATGCCCCCAGAAGCCACCGACCTGATTGTCACACTCAAACCCATGAAGGAATGGACAAATGGTGATACCTATAAGGGGCTTGCTGATCGTATGATGGACTCACTCGCTGTTATCCCAGGGACATTTTTTGAAGCATCCCAACCTATACAAATGCGCTTCAATGAACTAATGACAGGTGTAAGGCAAGATGTGGCCATTAAAATTTTTGGCGAAAATATTGACACACTGGCCATGCTAGCCGATCAAGTGGGGCAAGTGGTGCAGACTGTGAATGGTGCATCCGAACCGCAAGTAGAGCGGACAACTGGATTGCCTCAAATCTCTATCGAATACAACCGTGCGCAACTTGCACTGCATGCTCTATCTGTGAACGCGGTCAACAATATGGTATCCATGGCTTTTGCGGGGACCACAAGTGGATTTGTGTATGAAAACGAACGCAAATTTGACCTCGTTGTCCGTCTTGATAGTGCATACAAGACATCTATTGAAGACGTCAAAAATCTACCGGTACTAACAGGAGACGGGGAACAGATTCCGTTGAGCCAATTGGCCGATATATCTATGAAGGAAGGGCCTGCGCAGATCAGTAGAGAAGAGGGAAAGCGACGAGTGGTGATTGGGTTTAATATACAAGATCGTGACGTAACTTCAGTTGTGAATGATATCCAAGGGAAATTGAGCCAACTGAATATATTGCCAACGGGCTACTACTATACTTTTGGTGGGACTTTTGAAAATCTAAAAGAGGCCTCCGATCGTCTGTTAATTGCGGTGCCGGCAGCATTGCTACTTATATTTGTGCTATTGTTTCTCACCTTTAGGTCTGTAAAAGAATCTATACTGATTTTTACGGCAATCCCGATGAGTGCCATCGGCGGGGTATTTGCCCTCTTATTACGAGATATGCCATTTAGTATCTCCGCTGGAGTGGGATTCATAGCATTATTCGGAGTGGCGGTCCTGAATGGTATTGTGCTGATATCGACATTTAATCAACTGGAAAAAGAAGGGGTGAGCGATGTACTGGAACGGGTGTGGAGAGGAACGACAATGCGACTAAGACCGGTATTGATGACTGCCACGGTAGCCTCTCTGGGCTTCTTGCCGATGGCGCTCAGTACTGGGGCGGGAGCAGAGGTACAGAAGCCACTGGCCACTGTAGTAATCGGCGGCCTGATTTCGGCGACAATACTAACACTCTTCGTACTTCCAAGTTTGTATGTTCTTTTTTTTCACAAGACAAATCCAATGAAAAAATCATTAAATAAGGGGCTTATTGTCCTGATTCTAGGATTTCTATCCATGGGGGGCATGACGGTCTTTGCACAAGAGAATGTCAAGCGTATTACACTGCCTGCTGCTATAGAACAAGCTTTGACCGCCAACCTAAATCTGCGGAGGTCGGAACTGGAGATACAGCAATCAAAAATTGATAGCGAGCGGACGTTTGATGGAAAAACGGGGCTGTTTGTGGAGAACGAGGAATTTTCGCCATTGGATGCCAACGGAACCTGGCTTGCGGGTATTTCACAAGATTTTTCATGGCCTGGATTTTACAATGCGCGAAAAGCATATTTGAAAAAAAATGTTGAAGTGGCTTCTGCTAAGCAGGAAGAAATGAAGGCCCAGATTACAAAGGCTGTATCGCTAAATTATTATGAATTATCTTTTTTGGAAGCTAGACAGAAGCTTTTCAAGCAGCTGGACAGCACGTATCAAGAGCTTTTCAGGGCTGCGGACCTTCGGGTTAAGACGGGAGAAGCTGCTGGATTGGAACGCATAGCTGCCGAAACGAAATGGCAAGAAAATAAGGCTATTTTGAATCAAAATTACCAAGACCTATTGATTGCGGCACAAAATTTCAGTGTCATTCTCAATCAGAATGAATTTTTGCTTCCTAATGAGACGGATTTATTTAAGATTGGAGTAAAGACAGGTGCAATTTCCTTGTCTGAGCACCCGTCTATCCAAGTACAGGAAAAAAATCGTGAACTTGCCGATGCGAATATATTGATGGAAAAGAAGAACTATATGCCTGATTTTTCCACTCGCGTATTTTCTCAACGTCTCTGGGGACAAAAGAATCCGCTGACCGGATTTTCTATAACAGCGAATCTTCCGTTGTTTTCGTCGGGTTACTATCGTAACAAAGTCAAATCAGCGCAAGTGGAATCCGAGATTCAAGAGCAAGAGTTGAATGTGCTGATGCAATCGCTAAACGCTGAAGTCAAAAACGCAGAAAAGGAAATTAATCGAAATGAAAAGCAGCTTCTGTTTTACGAAGAATCAGGGCTAAAGCAGGCTGAAGCTATTATGAAAGCTGCCAATTTGGGTTACCAGAGCGGAGAGATCAGCTATGCTGAACTAATACAGTTCCTGACACAGTCTATTGATATTAAAATCAATTATTTAAACTCACTTAACCTATACAATAGAAGTGTAGTTAATTATCAATATTTTCAAACATCCATAATCAAGTAA
- a CDS encoding alpha-L-fucosidase → MKRKTIIAVLMAAAFNFNAVAQKPTETNAKMEWFEDAKLGIFIHWGIYSVQGISESWAFFNNYINHENYMKQLNGFTASKYNPEEWAKLIEGSGAKYTVITTKHHDGVSLWDSKADKAITTKLHAKAQRDVLDPFVKAIEKTSLKTGLYYSLPDWSHPYYDVNTRTKKRYTLAEDPKRWENYVTYYQTQLNELSQKYRPDLIWFDGDWEHNSSEWKAEQTLANLRSYNPNIIINSRLNNHGDYDTPEQGIPVIKPHARFWELCYTMNDSWGYQAFDRHYKTPNMIVRTLVDCISMGGNLLLDIGPKEDGTIPEEQVAILRELGRWTSIHKEAIYGTRTGIPFDNFHGKSALSKDGKTLYLYLDETKAQVLLYGIKSKVKTAHIVGQPNTKLAFKQENKAVAIDLKNATFDPTVTVVALTFDQQVEVDKPESQHTTLATVLNNPNTEAAIYQLVQNLYGGNNLLDHAGLTADGMDMKLPGQEKANPEMVSWISKHAESLYQTGAGTPEGHYAGMSALSKDKQTLYLFVEGTPSGPIAIKGLKNTIARIRVVGEGSMIGHDIYNKLYWSATPGIVYIDVPRDRLDSAMTVIAVLLDKPIDLYREKVGAIESNL, encoded by the coding sequence ATGAAGAGAAAAACAATTATTGCGGTGTTGATGGCTGCTGCTTTCAACTTTAATGCCGTCGCGCAGAAGCCTACTGAAACAAACGCGAAAATGGAGTGGTTTGAGGATGCAAAGCTGGGTATTTTTATACATTGGGGAATCTACTCGGTACAGGGGATTTCAGAGTCTTGGGCTTTTTTCAATAATTATATCAATCATGAAAATTATATGAAGCAGCTAAATGGGTTTACTGCTTCGAAGTATAACCCAGAGGAGTGGGCTAAATTGATTGAAGGCTCTGGGGCAAAATATACGGTAATCACGACCAAACACCACGATGGCGTATCTCTTTGGGATAGCAAGGCTGATAAGGCGATTACAACAAAATTACACGCGAAAGCGCAAAGGGACGTTCTTGATCCATTTGTGAAAGCTATCGAAAAGACAAGTCTAAAGACGGGCCTATACTATTCACTACCAGACTGGAGCCATCCCTATTATGATGTGAACACGCGTACGAAGAAACGCTATACATTGGCAGAAGACCCTAAGCGCTGGGAAAATTATGTAACATATTATCAAACGCAACTTAATGAACTTTCCCAAAAGTATCGACCAGATTTAATCTGGTTTGACGGGGACTGGGAGCACAATTCATCTGAATGGAAAGCTGAGCAGACATTGGCGAACTTGAGGAGTTATAATCCGAATATTATCATCAATTCGCGACTGAACAATCACGGGGACTATGACACACCGGAGCAAGGTATCCCTGTAATCAAGCCTCATGCCCGCTTTTGGGAGCTTTGCTATACAATGAATGACTCATGGGGCTATCAAGCATTTGATAGGCACTATAAAACACCTAATATGATTGTGCGTACCCTAGTGGATTGTATCAGCATGGGAGGGAACCTGCTTTTGGATATTGGACCTAAAGAAGATGGCACCATACCTGAGGAGCAAGTGGCCATATTGAGGGAACTGGGAAGATGGACTTCCATCCATAAAGAGGCTATATATGGCACGCGTACGGGTATTCCATTTGACAATTTCCATGGTAAATCAGCCCTTTCTAAGGATGGCAAAACGCTCTATCTCTATTTAGATGAAACAAAAGCACAGGTGCTGCTCTATGGAATTAAATCTAAGGTCAAAACAGCACATATTGTTGGACAGCCGAATACTAAGTTGGCTTTTAAACAAGAAAACAAAGCAGTAGCCATTGACTTGAAAAATGCAACATTCGACCCAACGGTAACAGTTGTGGCTTTGACTTTTGATCAACAGGTGGAAGTGGACAAACCGGAGTCCCAGCATACAACTTTGGCAACGGTCCTCAATAATCCGAATACGGAAGCTGCGATTTATCAGCTTGTCCAAAATCTATATGGAGGAAATAATCTACTTGATCATGCAGGGTTGACGGCTGATGGTATGGACATGAAGTTGCCTGGCCAGGAAAAAGCTAACCCAGAAATGGTAAGCTGGATCAGCAAGCATGCGGAATCTTTGTATCAAACGGGGGCAGGTACCCCAGAAGGACATTATGCTGGAATGAGCGCCCTTTCGAAGGACAAACAGACCTTGTATCTATTTGTAGAAGGAACACCGAGTGGCCCGATTGCAATCAAGGGATTGAAAAATACGATTGCTCGAATTCGGGTGGTTGGCGAAGGATCAATGATTGGGCACGACATTTACAATAAGCTATACTGGAGTGCTACTCCAGGAATCGTATACATAGATGTCCCGCGTGATAGACTGGATAGTGCGATGACCGTAATTGCTGTTTTGCTGGACAAGCCAATCGATCTCTATCGGGAAAAGGTAGGGGCAATAGAAAGCAATCTATAA
- the pyrE gene encoding orotate phosphoribosyltransferase, whose amino-acid sequence MNNLNEVEQKIAESLLQIKAIKLQPKSPFTWASGWKSPIYCDNRVTLSYPSIRTYIRQMLSKLVQDEFGSVDMISGVATAGIPQGVLVAQELGLPFTYVRSSAKDHGRQNLIEGEVVSGQRVVVVEDLVSTGKSSLQAVKALRDAGCNVVGLVCIFSYGFEEATKNFAEAKCLFHTLCDYEALLQVAAERNYILDEEVEMLKQWRLSPSTWEPNNV is encoded by the coding sequence ATGAATAATTTAAATGAGGTTGAACAAAAAATTGCTGAATCCTTACTGCAAATTAAAGCAATAAAATTGCAACCTAAAAGCCCTTTTACATGGGCCTCAGGATGGAAGTCTCCAATTTATTGTGATAATCGTGTTACATTATCCTATCCGTCTATCCGTACGTACATCAGACAAATGTTATCCAAATTGGTGCAAGATGAGTTTGGTTCGGTAGATATGATTTCAGGTGTTGCGACTGCGGGTATCCCACAAGGGGTGTTGGTCGCTCAGGAATTAGGATTGCCATTTACATATGTTCGTAGTAGTGCCAAAGACCATGGTCGTCAAAATCTGATTGAAGGCGAGGTGGTCAGCGGTCAACGTGTGGTGGTGGTAGAGGACTTGGTCTCAACGGGAAAAAGCAGTCTACAGGCTGTAAAAGCGCTACGTGACGCAGGCTGTAATGTTGTGGGCTTGGTCTGTATATTCAGCTATGGATTTGAAGAGGCCACAAAGAACTTTGCCGAGGCAAAATGCTTGTTCCATACATTATGCGATTACGAGGCTTTGCTTCAGGTTGCTGCTGAACGTAACTATATCCTCGATGAAGAGGTAGAAATGCTAAAACAATGGCGCTTAAGTCCTTCGACTTGGGAACCAAACAACGTCTAA